One segment of Clostridium ljungdahlii DSM 13528 DNA contains the following:
- a CDS encoding DUF116 domain-containing protein translates to MENCITYFLRDESKNSNEYYRCISNFSNEVIEKIEIEANNIIENFINFIKNNSIEELRSREEYELEFLIIGVLWKTYIAKALNADRLSLNLLKLLFNLRTKSKFLRKSVDNLRGRLACKYLLKKEVEPSSVSYDESDFEKLLLWLTASGEFKYECKRMNTWLLFLKNSSEEYIIKVSKCAFKISLWFEKRSMEVLGVYTPNVQKFLNTNYRLYGIREDNVFCGRKEVEYHLNMVGAEILSKAFRKLFVKTKERKVLLPACICLKPEGVCKRKRVKDGFLCRNCSKSCRVNELTKLGKSHNFQVLIVPHETDAFSNAKNIRYGDVGVVGVACVLNLIEGGLKARSLNLVPQCVILDYCGCKNHWDNNGIQTDINCKKLFEILQVDENM, encoded by the coding sequence ATGGAAAATTGTATAACCTATTTTCTTAGAGATGAATCTAAAAATTCAAACGAATACTACAGGTGTATATCCAATTTTTCAAATGAAGTTATCGAAAAAATTGAAATCGAAGCAAATAATATAATAGAAAATTTTATAAATTTTATTAAGAATAATAGCATAGAAGAACTTAGAAGTAGGGAAGAGTATGAACTTGAATTCTTAATCATTGGAGTTTTGTGGAAAACCTATATAGCAAAAGCTTTAAATGCAGATAGACTGTCCTTGAATCTTTTAAAACTTCTATTTAATTTGAGGACAAAATCGAAATTTTTAAGAAAAAGTGTGGACAATTTAAGGGGAAGGCTTGCTTGTAAATATCTTTTAAAGAAAGAAGTGGAGCCTTCTTCTGTATCTTATGATGAAAGTGACTTTGAAAAATTACTACTTTGGTTAACTGCTTCAGGGGAATTCAAATATGAATGTAAGAGAATGAACACATGGCTGCTATTTTTAAAAAATAGCAGTGAAGAATATATTATAAAAGTAAGCAAGTGTGCCTTTAAAATATCACTGTGGTTTGAAAAAAGATCTATGGAGGTACTTGGAGTATATACTCCAAATGTACAAAAATTTTTAAACACCAACTATAGGTTATACGGAATAAGAGAGGATAATGTTTTCTGTGGTAGAAAGGAAGTTGAGTACCATCTAAATATGGTGGGAGCAGAGATATTAAGTAAGGCATTTAGAAAGTTATTTGTTAAAACAAAGGAAAGAAAAGTACTCCTTCCTGCTTGCATTTGCTTGAAACCGGAGGGGGTATGCAAGAGAAAAAGGGTCAAAGATGGTTTCTTGTGTAGAAATTGTTCTAAAAGCTGCAGGGTAAATGAGCTTACGAAGCTTGGCAAATCCCATAACTTTCAGGTATTAATTGTTCCCCACGAAACTGATGCCTTTTCAAATGCAAAAAATATTAGATATGGAGATGTGGGCGTTGTAGGAGTAGCTTGTGTACTCAATCTAATAGAAGGTGGGCTGAAGGCTAGAAGCCTAAACCTTGTCCCACAATGTGTTATCCTTGATTATTGCGGATGCAAAAATCATTGGGATAACAATGGAATACAGACAGATATCAACTGCAAAAAGTTGTTTGAAATTTTGCAAGTTGATGAAAACATGTGA
- a CDS encoding amino acid permease, with translation MNIFKKKSLEQLRDSVKKTGLKKNLKATDIAALGIGAVVGVGIFVATGEGAHAAGPGIILSFFLCGIVACLCGLCYCELATMFPVAGSTYSYAYIAFGEFVAMIIGWCLTAEYLVAVSAVASGWSGTFRGILQNVGVTLPHAISASPAKGGIIDLPAVFIILVLACLLYYGMQESAKVNNIIVGVKVFVILLFIFLGVSHIKPSNYTPFMPFGWKGVFTGASTVFFSYIGFDSISTAAEEARNPKKDVSRGIIMCLIVVSILYISVAVVLTGMVPFKEIVSENAVPAALARVGINWGSALVGVGAILGMISTMIAMLYGQIRIFMVMSRDGLLPKAFSKIHSVHKTPYISTILTGVIAAIIAGLLPLDIIVEFLSIGTLLSFAVVSIGVIYLRKAMPDIERKFKCPGVPFTPVITVLCCIVLLASMRAITWIGFCVWLAIGIVFYFIYGRTHSVVQNENLDESSHSA, from the coding sequence ATGAACATTTTTAAGAAAAAGTCGCTTGAACAACTTAGAGATAGTGTAAAAAAGACAGGTTTGAAGAAGAATCTTAAAGCAACAGATATAGCGGCTTTAGGAATTGGGGCTGTTGTTGGAGTTGGAATTTTTGTAGCAACTGGTGAGGGAGCTCATGCAGCTGGTCCAGGAATCATACTTTCATTTTTCTTATGTGGAATAGTAGCTTGTCTTTGTGGCTTATGTTATTGTGAACTTGCTACCATGTTTCCAGTAGCAGGAAGTACCTATTCTTATGCTTATATAGCATTTGGAGAATTTGTGGCAATGATTATTGGATGGTGTTTAACTGCTGAATATTTAGTTGCAGTTAGTGCAGTTGCGTCTGGATGGTCTGGAACCTTTAGAGGTATTTTGCAAAATGTAGGGGTTACACTGCCTCATGCTATTAGTGCATCTCCAGCCAAGGGCGGAATAATAGATTTGCCAGCTGTTTTTATAATATTAGTATTAGCTTGTCTTTTGTACTATGGAATGCAGGAAAGTGCAAAAGTTAATAATATTATCGTTGGTGTGAAAGTATTTGTAATACTCTTATTTATTTTTCTTGGAGTATCTCATATAAAGCCATCTAATTATACACCTTTTATGCCTTTTGGATGGAAAGGGGTTTTTACAGGGGCAAGTACAGTCTTCTTCTCATATATAGGATTTGATTCTATTTCAACTGCAGCAGAGGAAGCTAGAAACCCTAAAAAAGATGTATCACGTGGAATTATAATGTGTCTTATAGTAGTTAGTATACTGTATATTTCCGTTGCAGTTGTACTTACTGGAATGGTTCCGTTTAAGGAAATAGTTTCAGAAAATGCTGTGCCTGCTGCACTTGCAAGGGTTGGCATTAACTGGGGATCAGCACTTGTAGGTGTTGGAGCTATTCTTGGAATGATTTCCACTATGATAGCTATGCTTTATGGTCAGATTAGAATATTTATGGTTATGTCTAGAGATGGATTACTTCCTAAAGCATTTTCAAAAATCCACAGCGTACATAAAACTCCATATATTTCTACTATACTAACAGGTGTTATAGCTGCCATAATAGCTGGGCTCTTACCTCTTGATATTATTGTAGAGTTTTTGAGTATAGGTACATTACTGAGTTTTGCAGTTGTATCTATAGGTGTTATTTATTTGAGAAAGGCAATGCCTGATATAGAAAGAAAGTTTAAATGCCCGGGAGTGCCTTTTACACCAGTAATAACTGTATTGTGCTGCATCGTACTTTTGGCATCAATGCGTGCAATAACCTGGATAGGATTTTGTGTATGGCTTGCTATAGGTATAGTGTTTTACTTTATTTATGGAAGAACCCATAGTGTTGTTCAAAATGAAAATTTGGACGAAAGTTCCCATAGCGCATAA
- a CDS encoding DUF2089 domain-containing protein, whose product MTYKIISKCPVCSSKLLISKIKCPKCNTVIENDFEMSKFEYLTDSQLKFIEVFLKNRGNIKDVEKELGISYPTVRAKLDEVITALGYNVAKTNTVDKKKVVDMLDKGEITADQAIKMLNE is encoded by the coding sequence TTGACATATAAAATTATTAGCAAATGTCCTGTTTGTTCTTCTAAACTTTTAATTTCAAAGATAAAATGCCCTAAATGTAATACTGTAATTGAAAATGATTTTGAAATGTCAAAGTTTGAATATCTTACAGACAGCCAACTGAAATTTATAGAAGTTTTCTTGAAAAACAGAGGGAACATAAAGGATGTAGAAAAAGAACTAGGAATATCCTACCCTACTGTGAGGGCAAAGCTAGATGAGGTTATAACAGCACTTGGATATAATGTGGCAAAAACCAACACTGTGGATAAAAAGAAAGTAGTAGATATGCTTGATAAAGGTGAAATAACTGCAGATCAGGCTATTAAAATGTTAAATGAATAA
- a CDS encoding SHOCT-like domain-containing protein: MNEEISKILKMVEEGKITSDKAQELIEALNDKNTSLDVSSNIPNDADIINKMLKIKVISHDGDNVNVNLPVKFVKTMLKTIGKIPIPENAKCMENLDLNVIAEAIDNGLSGKIVDVKSANGDIVEVSIE; this comes from the coding sequence ATGAATGAGGAAATATCAAAGATTTTGAAAATGGTGGAAGAAGGAAAAATTACCTCTGACAAAGCTCAGGAGCTTATTGAGGCACTAAATGATAAGAATACTTCTCTGGATGTCTCCAGCAATATTCCAAATGATGCTGACATTATAAATAAAATGCTTAAAATAAAGGTTATTTCTCATGACGGAGATAATGTAAATGTGAATTTACCTGTTAAATTTGTAAAGACAATGCTTAAAACTATAGGAAAAATTCCTATACCAGAAAATGCAAAATGTATGGAAAATTTGGACTTGAATGTTATTGCAGAAGCAATAGACAATGGACTTTCAGGAAAGATAGTAGACGTAAAAAGTGCAAATGGTGACATAGTGGAAGTTAGCATAGAGTAA
- a CDS encoding MFS transporter encodes MKNNRNLLFYMLGRFISYIGTGIQQVAIPLYILDITHSGIMMGIFSAVNFIPNVITLPFAGILGDRKNRKNIMVLADFGRGILVLALALLVAEKNLSIYMLFLLQAFISIMDGIFLASSTAILPELVCEDELMKATSLRGGSDAISMIIGPALGGIIYGLVGMKTVFCINGLSFIISAVCSMLIIYKNIDIEKGKITVKSFFTENGEVIGFIRKSRALMQLTIFFMVANLLVAPFADIVLPFVLKKCIGFGSQQYGYLISFFTLGILLGNIALGTYLNKFSTKTIIKRALIFEAGVFFIFAFSLYPASVRYFGGHGLKLFAILGIVTFLIGLSNSGINTPMNVNLQKMVPNEMRSRFFAILGVFCQGAIPLGAIIYGFVLDKFPYYYILLTIVLIFSLVTAVFMIKADPEAYEPGIPKNLEKA; translated from the coding sequence ATGAAAAATAATAGAAATTTACTATTTTATATGTTGGGAAGGTTTATATCTTATATTGGAACGGGAATACAACAAGTAGCAATACCTCTGTATATATTGGATATAACTCATTCTGGAATTATGATGGGTATATTTTCAGCAGTTAATTTTATTCCTAATGTTATAACTTTACCTTTTGCAGGTATTTTAGGAGATAGAAAAAATAGAAAAAATATTATGGTACTAGCGGACTTTGGAAGAGGAATTTTAGTATTAGCTTTAGCACTTTTGGTTGCTGAGAAAAATTTAAGTATTTATATGCTGTTTTTACTACAGGCTTTCATTTCAATTATGGATGGAATCTTCTTAGCTTCATCTACGGCAATTCTTCCAGAGCTTGTTTGTGAAGATGAACTTATGAAAGCAACTTCCTTAAGAGGAGGAAGTGATGCAATTTCTATGATTATAGGACCTGCTCTTGGAGGTATAATATATGGGCTTGTTGGTATGAAGACAGTATTTTGCATAAATGGTCTGTCTTTTATAATATCAGCAGTATGCTCTATGCTCATAATTTATAAAAATATAGATATAGAAAAGGGAAAAATAACTGTAAAATCTTTCTTTACAGAAAATGGAGAAGTAATAGGCTTTATAAGGAAAAGTAGAGCTTTAATGCAGTTAACTATATTTTTTATGGTAGCTAATTTACTTGTAGCTCCTTTTGCAGATATAGTACTCCCTTTTGTATTGAAAAAATGTATAGGATTTGGTTCACAGCAGTATGGGTATTTAATTTCGTTCTTTACTTTAGGTATACTTTTAGGAAATATAGCCCTTGGAACTTACTTAAATAAATTTAGTACAAAGACAATTATAAAGAGGGCACTTATATTTGAAGCAGGTGTATTTTTCATATTTGCATTTTCCTTGTATCCAGCTTCAGTAAGATATTTTGGAGGACACGGTTTAAAGTTATTTGCAATTTTGGGCATTGTAACATTTTTAATAGGTTTATCTAATTCAGGAATCAATACTCCTATGAATGTAAATTTACAAAAGATGGTTCCAAATGAAATGCGTTCAAGGTTTTTTGCAATACTAGGTGTATTTTGTCAGGGAGCTATTCCTTTAGGGGCAATTATATATGGATTTGTTCTAGATAAATTTCCTTACTATTATATACTCCTTACCATAGTACTAATATTTTCTCTTGTAACTGCAGTTTTTATGATAAAGGCAGATCCAGAAGCTTATGAACCTGGGATACCCAAAAATCTTGAGAAAGCATGA
- a CDS encoding protein kinase — translation MKKEYSHSKFHDVELKDCKYLGKGHSGMVYLMPDGKVLKIFKSSTSCKAEFDILKSVEGSPHFPKAYELGDHYMIREYVGGMNVYDYIKKYGLKRSFVLKVVDLVDHMKKLGFTKLEVRFPHLFVQEDGTLMLIDPRKSYEEYIPYPKSFFRKLKNMGLLDKFVQILEEERKGLKWIEYIKR, via the coding sequence TTGAAAAAAGAATATTCTCATTCTAAATTCCATGATGTTGAATTAAAAGATTGTAAATATTTGGGAAAAGGCCATAGCGGCATGGTTTATCTTATGCCAGATGGAAAAGTCCTTAAAATATTTAAAAGTTCAACTAGCTGCAAAGCTGAATTTGATATATTAAAATCTGTAGAAGGAAGTCCCCATTTTCCCAAGGCTTATGAATTGGGAGATCATTATATGATAAGAGAATATGTAGGTGGAATGAATGTGTATGATTATATAAAAAAATATGGATTGAAAAGATCCTTTGTACTAAAGGTAGTAGATTTAGTTGATCATATGAAAAAACTAGGATTTACGAAATTGGAAGTTAGATTTCCACACCTATTTGTTCAAGAAGATGGTACGCTCATGTTGATAGACCCGAGAAAAAGTTATGAAGAATATATACCTTATCCTAAGTCCTTTTTTAGAAAACTTAAAAACATGGGACTTCTAGATAAGTTTGTACAAATATTAGAAGAAGAAAGAAAAGGTTTGAAATGGATAGAATATATTAAAAGATAA
- a CDS encoding MarR family winged helix-turn-helix transcriptional regulator, producing MSSLDKSIGMYINSINRKILRFLSLNLKKYNITTEQWSVLLSLTEEDGVNQKQLAKKVDKDQATLVRILDILERKKLVIRKKSTEDRRSFLIYVTPEGKKLKQEVYPFIEHLFTNITNEISKDQLDLFIDTLNKFEKNISIEEKKISKK from the coding sequence ATGAGTTCTCTTGATAAGTCCATTGGTATGTATATAAACTCTATTAATAGAAAAATTTTAAGATTTTTATCTTTAAATCTTAAGAAATATAATATAACCACAGAACAGTGGTCAGTATTATTGTCTTTAACAGAAGAAGACGGTGTCAACCAAAAACAGCTAGCTAAAAAGGTTGACAAAGATCAGGCAACTTTAGTTCGAATACTAGATATTCTTGAAAGAAAAAAACTAGTAATACGCAAAAAAAGTACTGAAGACAGGCGCTCATTTTTAATTTACGTTACACCTGAAGGTAAAAAATTAAAACAGGAAGTATATCCATTCATTGAACACTTATTTACAAACATTACAAATGAAATTTCAAAAGATCAATTAGATTTGTTTATAGATACTTTAAATAAATTTGAAAAAAACATATCTATAGAAGAGAAGAAAATTAGCAAAAAATAA
- a CDS encoding MDR family MFS transporter yields the protein MEERLEESNYQQRNYNVVPITIALIMAGFLCMLNETLLNMALKNLMVQFSISANTVQWLSTGYMLIMGIAIPVSALLIQSFTTRQLFLTSVTIFLVGTVISGFSTAFSILLVGRLIQAIGTGILIPNIVNTLLIINPIEKRGKALGIFNLVMFCAPAIGPTLSGLIIQSLNWRWLFFIILPFSVISLALGYKFIENVTELTKPPIDFLSIVLSTIGFGGFIYGVSNIGSSYTYLIAAPIIISCIALAIFVLRQLHMSQPMLDMHPFKESMFSLGCILMIIMHMINFATMLILPMFLEGALGLSAFTAGLLMLPGGFINGIISPISGHLYDKFGPKALIIPGYAISTITFFLLSRFVSMSITIPVIIVLHCLSLVAVGLINTPVQTNSLNQLSPKYYPHGTAIMNTLQQIAGAFGTSLFVAIMSASQKKYLFAAGNPSNAKSQALSLVFGVKHAFTIETFVLVIALILSLFIANNAINKKSKSIKA from the coding sequence ATGGAAGAACGTTTGGAAGAGTCAAATTATCAACAAAGGAATTATAATGTAGTACCAATAACTATTGCGCTAATCATGGCAGGGTTTTTGTGTATGTTAAATGAAACTTTACTAAATATGGCATTAAAAAATTTAATGGTCCAATTTAGTATATCTGCAAATACCGTACAATGGCTGAGTACAGGATACATGCTCATTATGGGAATAGCAATTCCTGTTTCTGCATTACTTATTCAAAGTTTTACAACAAGACAGCTATTTCTAACCTCTGTAACCATATTTTTGGTTGGAACAGTTATAAGTGGTTTCTCTACAGCTTTTTCAATTTTACTAGTAGGCCGACTAATTCAGGCTATTGGAACTGGTATTTTAATACCAAATATAGTAAACACTTTATTGATTATAAACCCTATAGAAAAACGTGGAAAAGCCCTTGGTATATTTAATCTTGTAATGTTTTGTGCACCAGCTATTGGACCAACTCTTTCTGGTTTAATTATTCAATCTCTCAACTGGAGATGGTTGTTCTTTATAATATTACCCTTTTCAGTTATATCTTTAGCTTTAGGTTACAAATTTATCGAAAATGTAACAGAACTTACAAAACCACCTATAGATTTTTTATCAATTGTACTGTCTACTATAGGATTCGGTGGATTTATATACGGTGTTAGTAACATTGGAAGCTCTTATACATATTTAATAGCAGCTCCTATTATTATTTCTTGTATAGCATTAGCCATATTTGTACTGCGTCAATTACATATGAGCCAACCTATGCTGGACATGCATCCTTTTAAAGAATCTATGTTTAGCCTTGGCTGTATACTTATGATAATTATGCACATGATTAACTTTGCTACTATGCTTATTTTACCAATGTTTCTTGAAGGTGCCCTAGGTTTATCCGCATTTACTGCTGGTCTTTTAATGTTACCTGGTGGATTTATCAACGGAATTATATCACCAATTTCAGGTCATTTATATGACAAATTTGGCCCTAAAGCATTAATTATACCTGGATATGCAATATCAACTATTACATTCTTTTTACTTTCACGTTTTGTATCTATGAGTATAACTATTCCTGTTATTATTGTGCTCCATTGTTTATCTCTAGTAGCTGTTGGACTTATAAATACTCCTGTACAAACTAATAGTTTAAATCAATTATCTCCAAAATACTATCCTCATGGAACTGCCATAATGAACACCTTACAGCAAATAGCAGGAGCATTCGGAACTTCTTTATTTGTTGCTATAATGAGTGCATCCCAAAAAAAATACTTATTTGCTGCAGGCAATCCATCTAATGCAAAGAGTCAAGCTTTAAGTTTAGTATTCGGAGTAAAGCACGCTTTTACAATTGAAACTTTCGTTCTTGTTATTGCCCTAATTTTATCTTTATTTATAGCAAATAATGCTATTAATAAAAAATCTAAAAGTATCAAAGCCTAA